The Salvia miltiorrhiza cultivar Shanhuang (shh) chromosome 1, IMPLAD_Smil_shh, whole genome shotgun sequence genome has a window encoding:
- the LOC131023337 gene encoding ninja-family protein 4-like, with translation MGREFPTMEDEFELSLELSIGGCYAKSEPTSLERENSRSDFSCDKAKFDAAAAENGCEFSDLQRRREMQAMKRREARMKRGFKKSRGLINGGGFIEEDRVAAEAQQQLHGGAEEEPPRKREKSFFGENKVSWGDYGRQQAQFLLPVACPWVAPAGERDERNSGGETPGNAAASSPAVSHHQSTSQKGGSSSDTGSHSSSFATRHNDKVEANSSMSPPRRCIGSTSHEQSTKVAAVSPTIQSDTSKTGQGSTICAQSNLTDTTCSPSDKPSPSPTSSVINAPPNPSQDGSASPLHMPCVSTTGPDGRTITGFLYKYTKSEVSIMCVCHGSFFTPAEFVEHAGGVDVTHPLRHITVVPSAVR, from the exons ATGGGGCGAGAATTTCCCACAATGGAAGACGAATTCGAGCTCAGTTTGGAGCTCTCCATCGGCGGTTGCTACGCCAAATCAGAACCCACgagtttagagagagaaaattcgaGATCTGATTTTTCCTGCGACAAAGCCAAATTCGACGCTGCTGCGGCGGAGAATGGCTGCGAGTTTTCCGATCTGCAGAGGAGGAGAGAGATGCAGGCGATGAAGAGGAGGGAAGCTAGGATGAAGAGAGGATTCAAGAAATCGAGGGGGCTGATCAACGGCGGCGGCTTCATTGAGGAGGATAGAGTGGCTGCGGAggcgcagcagcagctccacgGTGGAGCTGAGGAGGAGCCACCGCGGAAGAGAGAAAAGAGCTTCTTCGGAGAGAATAAGGTTTCGTGGGGTGATTATGGGAGACAGCAGGCGCAGTTTCTGTTGCCGGTTGCGTGTCCGTGGGTGGCGCCGgcgggagagagagatgagaggaaTTCCGGCGGAGAGACGCCGGGTAATGCGGCGGCGAGTTCGCCGGCTGTTTCTCATCATCAGAGCACGTCCCAGAAAG GGGGGAGCAGTAGTGATACAGGAAGCCATTCAAGTAGCTTTGCCACGCGCCACAACGACAAGGTCGAGGCGAACAGCTCGATGTCTCCGCCGCGCCGATGCATCGGCAGCACGAGCCACGAACAGAGCACGAAGGTGGCGGCTGTATCACCAACCATCCAATCGGACACGAGCAAAACAGGCCAAGGATCCACCATATGCGCCCAGTCGAACCTAACCGACACTACTTGTTCACCATCGGACAAGCCGTCGCCCTCGCCCACGAGCAGTGTGATCAACGCGCCTCCGAATCCCAGCCAAGATGGCAGCGCTTCACCTCTGCATATGCCATGCGTCTCCACCACAGGCCCGGATGGCCGGACCATCACCGGATTCTTGTACAAGTATACGAAGTCCGAGGTGAGCATCATGTGTGTGTGCCATGGGAGCTTCTTTACGCCCGCGGAGTTCGTGGAGCATGCTGGTGGCGTAGATGTAACGCATCCACTCCGGCATATCACCGTCGTCCCGTCGGCCGTCCGGTGA
- the LOC131007525 gene encoding uncharacterized protein LOC131007525 produces the protein MLPTINQNAEIKPDFIQVLPKFVDSLGESGPHFNGLCRHHRRRLPPPPPQEPPSVVDERLSLLREEALRPFRGRDWWERSDVIAYRRNPLKKSSSSSSSPAASDSGFKISDAADRNPSKKDYDVYRRNPLKKSAFTLSSNSEDKKKSSNPTEDKSKKSSKIAQGDRESPKKKSAFASPTKKLQLALSEEKKPGDASNPKKKPSFAPSSSEKKSEIKIGSKKEEENPKIKEADLNDDGDGDEEIKVWNLRPRVVKNKSKSKAQQQLRSGGGAAKSADGGDKNEKEKEKEKEKNSQTAFGAVKTRG, from the coding sequence gTGGGCCCCATTTCAACGGTTTATGCCGTCACCATCGCCGTCGCCTccccccgccgccgccgcaggaGCCGCCGTCGGTGGTTGACGAGAGGCTGTCGCTGCTCCGGGAGGAGGCTCTGCGGCCCTTCCGCGGCCGCGATTGGTGGGAAAGATCGGATGTGATTGCGTATCGCAGAAATCCTCTCAagaaatcttcttcttcttcttcttctccggcggccTCCGATTCCGGATTCAAAATCTCCGACGCCGCCGACCGGAATCCGTCGAAGAAAGATTACGACGTCTACCGCAGAAATCCGTTGAAGAAATCTGCATTTACTCTCTCCTCCAATTCAGAAGATAAGAAAAAATCATCAAACCCTACCGAAGATAAGAGCAAGAAATCATCAAAGATTGCACAAGGCGATCGTGAATCCCCTAAAAAGAAATCTGCATTTGCATCTCCGACGAAGAAGCTGCAGCTGGCCCTCTCAGAAGAGAAAAAACCAGGCGATGCATCAAACCCTAAAAAGAAACCTTCATTTGCTCCTTCCTCGTCAGAGAAAAAATCCGAGATCAAAATTGGTTCCAAAAAGGAGGAAGAAAACCCAAAGATTAAGGAGGCTGATCTGAACGATGACGGAGACGGCGATGAAGAGATCAAGGTGTGGAATCTGCGGCCGCGAGTCGTCAAGAACAAGTCAAAGAGTAAAGCTCAGCAGCAGCTgaggagcggcggcggcgctgctAAATCTGCAGACGGCGGCGACAAGAACgagaaggaaaaggaaaaagaaaaagaaaaaaattcacaGACGGCGTTTGGGGCCGTCAAAACGCGGGGGTGA